The Aureispira anguillae genome contains a region encoding:
- a CDS encoding thiol-disulfide oxidoreductase DCC family protein, with protein sequence MVDNPTAIVLFDGVCNLCNHSVQFVIKRDAKNYFKFGALQSEKGKALLEQYKLPLDALDTVVLIEHGKAYTYSTAPLRIARKLSGLWPILSIFLLVPSFIRHPIYRWIGRNRYRWFGEKDSCMMPSPELRKRFL encoded by the coding sequence ATGGTAGATAATCCAACAGCTATCGTGCTTTTTGATGGGGTATGCAATTTGTGTAACCACTCTGTACAGTTCGTTATTAAGCGTGATGCTAAGAACTATTTTAAATTTGGAGCCTTACAATCGGAGAAAGGCAAAGCCTTATTGGAACAATATAAGCTTCCCTTAGATGCTTTGGATACGGTTGTGTTAATTGAGCATGGGAAAGCCTATACTTATTCTACGGCTCCTCTGCGAATTGCTCGAAAATTATCGGGTTTATGGCCTATTTTATCGATTTTTTTATTGGTGCCTTCCTTTATCCGACATCCTATTTATCGTTGGATTGGGAGAAATCGATATCGTTGGTTTGGCGAAAAAGATAGTTGCATGATGCCTAGTCCTGAGCTTCGTAAACGTTTTTTATAG
- a CDS encoding DNA recombination protein RmuC, translating to MELLYLGIGIFIGLLLGYLIGILKTKNSKTSDDNKYILREVHQSVLARIEKLEHTLEDKEIECIDLNKALAGQEQIIYNQKEKLKDQDKNLQQIQEQLRLEFSNTANLLLEEKSQKFTTQNQENLDNLLKPLQEKLLSFEQKVEYYYSDQTKDRATLKEQIRNLTQLNQQMNEETRNLTNALKGEAKTQGNWGELILERILEKSGLRKDAEYFTQSHYLSEEGRHQFPDLILNLPNKKHLVIDSKMSLTAYERFCSAATDVEAQKALKEHLTSVKKHVKELSVKKYQQIHELNTVDFVLMFVPLEAAFALAMQNDHNLFYQAFEQNVIIVSPMTLLVTTRTISNVWQQENQNRHALEIAQQAGRMYDKFVNFVGDLEQIGAKIQTVEQSYNEAMKKLQFGKGNLIGRATKLKELGAKTSKQLPDKFEDNG from the coding sequence ATGGAATTACTTTATTTAGGAATTGGAATTTTTATTGGATTATTATTAGGTTATTTAATTGGCATTCTAAAAACCAAAAATAGCAAGACTTCTGATGATAATAAATATATACTTCGTGAAGTGCATCAAAGTGTTTTAGCTAGAATTGAAAAATTAGAGCATACGCTAGAAGATAAGGAAATTGAGTGTATTGACCTAAATAAAGCCCTAGCTGGTCAAGAACAGATTATTTATAACCAGAAAGAGAAGTTAAAAGATCAAGATAAAAATTTACAGCAGATTCAAGAACAGTTGCGCTTAGAATTTTCAAATACTGCCAATCTATTACTAGAGGAAAAAAGCCAAAAGTTTACGACTCAAAACCAAGAAAACTTAGATAATCTACTAAAACCCTTGCAAGAAAAATTACTATCTTTTGAACAAAAAGTAGAGTACTATTATAGCGATCAAACCAAGGATAGAGCAACACTAAAGGAGCAAATTCGGAACCTCACTCAGTTGAACCAACAGATGAATGAAGAGACTCGAAACCTTACTAATGCTCTAAAAGGAGAAGCCAAAACACAGGGCAATTGGGGAGAGTTAATCCTTGAACGTATCCTTGAAAAATCAGGTTTGAGAAAGGATGCTGAATACTTTACCCAAAGTCATTATCTCAGTGAAGAGGGTCGCCATCAATTTCCAGATTTAATTCTAAATCTACCGAATAAAAAACACCTTGTAATCGATTCCAAAATGAGTTTGACCGCTTACGAACGTTTTTGTTCTGCTGCTACAGATGTCGAAGCTCAAAAGGCACTCAAAGAGCATCTAACCTCTGTCAAAAAACACGTTAAAGAACTGAGTGTCAAAAAATACCAACAAATCCATGAACTGAATACCGTGGATTTTGTTTTAATGTTTGTTCCCTTAGAGGCTGCTTTTGCGTTGGCTATGCAAAATGATCATAATCTATTTTATCAAGCCTTCGAACAAAATGTTATCATTGTTAGCCCTATGACCTTATTGGTTACAACAAGAACAATTTCTAATGTTTGGCAACAAGAAAACCAAAACCGTCATGCCTTAGAGATCGCCCAACAAGCAGGGAGAATGTATGATAAGTTTGTTAATTTTGTGGGAGATTTAGAGCAAATTGGAGCTAAGATCCAAACGGTAGAACAATCCTATAATGAAGCCATGAAGAAACTACAATTTGGAAAAGGGAATTTGATTGGCAGAGCAACCAAACTAAAAGAATTGGGGGCTAAAACGAGTAAACAACTGCCTGATAAATTTGAGGATAATGGTTAG
- a CDS encoding CHAT domain-containing protein, translating to MKKEVSWNCLNSFNPLLWRFICFLIVVIGARAESLAQNSTPLKQIDVVFGKGEFDSAAKQYANLAKSSTAKKEVYIQALVTEALSKINLGKQGKVFELLKEAELTAAELDQLSQVVQARLNIVLGKYHLVYKEYDLAVPLLDEGHEISQKVGADLSAPMHIELNKSLGDLYYDRADYPKALEYYNQAIAVAEEQPHEEVNYKQLADMKILAGEVYDKVLEPNEAIDRYQKVLSQKDTLLKDDPERAGELYYRLGGVYFRRKDYDAAEIYLDKALKYDLTEGENSDAKFMLSTIYFDREKYDLALILNGSALNSWSPQKNKLPEENFKAFLQFGKLSSKQTNSVQAKASYKKMTQRNEGWSLEEELTNIKEEKITYLPEPNLSDNHNISLLSYHESSLVIPELKPNKQVIAEIDVQMAKGALFFKTKNYARAKGHFEKALGLMKTIYAKKHPMVVEASRSLSEVYLEEKIYGEAMGFIDKALEACLEEGQPFNPNDVPAIDQAKFPLELLYAIGTKGKVLKGLYSKNKDTKTLVQALAMFDATIKLLNKLRRTYRKEGSKYQLARLAQEFSEQAALVCYELHLATQEERYLHRAFDYVEIAKGSLLLEALRDLKARKIANIPDSIIQKENQQKIEIAYLKGEIYYEIKQGKYKDIERLVALEKQLKDITKVHEKLVVFLEKKYPKYFDLKYNYSTASISDIQQVLKEEEMMVDYLMLDSAILVFTIDQTTAVCHLVPHNIGLTNVRIAKFLKAIRKNEMQELVYNGNSLYELLITPLSNRILNKDLIVIPDGLLNNIPFGILPMAGKDDLQYMNEAYAFCYNYSATIYLASQDLLIHSNIPKKIIGFAPDFGLIDSMLNQNEDYSKVVGELGLEPLTYAAQEVKVLEQLFTQNSLGVVGGQATETFFKETANQYGVLHFATHGIVNHSDPMFSSLAFITDDKNDGLLHTHELFGLELNAELVTLSACNSGVGKLYAGEGVMSIARGFAYSGAPNMIMTLWPVSDQATQVIMEGFYQHLKNGLPKHKALQQAKLDFIREYRLETRTPQLWGGLIVVGNTDEVACLVEENSSLWWLWIAVGSFAFLVAFFFWKRNKKHKL from the coding sequence ATGAAAAAAGAAGTTTCTTGGAATTGCCTGAATAGTTTTAATCCATTGTTGTGGCGATTTATTTGTTTTTTAATCGTTGTAATAGGGGCAAGGGCAGAAAGTTTGGCTCAAAATTCTACTCCATTAAAACAAATAGATGTTGTTTTTGGAAAAGGAGAATTTGATAGCGCTGCTAAACAATATGCAAATTTAGCAAAATCCTCAACGGCTAAGAAAGAGGTATATATACAAGCCTTGGTTACCGAGGCGTTGTCTAAAATTAACCTTGGAAAACAAGGGAAGGTTTTTGAATTATTAAAAGAGGCTGAGTTAACCGCAGCCGAATTAGACCAGTTGTCACAAGTCGTGCAGGCACGCCTAAATATTGTTTTGGGCAAATATCATCTGGTCTATAAAGAATATGATTTGGCCGTACCTTTATTGGATGAAGGGCATGAGATTAGTCAGAAAGTAGGAGCTGATTTGTCGGCTCCAATGCATATTGAGTTAAACAAATCGCTAGGGGATTTATATTATGATCGAGCTGATTATCCTAAAGCTTTGGAATATTATAACCAAGCTATAGCTGTTGCAGAGGAACAGCCTCATGAAGAAGTGAATTATAAGCAGTTGGCAGATATGAAAATTTTGGCGGGCGAAGTGTACGACAAAGTTTTGGAGCCTAATGAGGCAATTGATCGGTACCAAAAAGTGTTGAGCCAAAAAGATACCTTACTCAAAGATGATCCAGAGCGAGCAGGTGAATTATATTATCGTTTGGGTGGGGTTTATTTTAGACGAAAAGACTATGATGCAGCAGAGATTTATTTGGACAAAGCTCTAAAATATGACCTTACTGAAGGAGAAAACTCGGATGCAAAATTTATGCTTTCTACCATTTATTTTGATAGAGAAAAGTACGATTTAGCATTGATTTTAAATGGTAGTGCCTTAAATAGTTGGAGTCCTCAAAAAAATAAACTTCCAGAAGAAAATTTCAAAGCATTTTTGCAGTTTGGAAAACTAAGTAGCAAACAAACCAATTCTGTGCAAGCTAAGGCTAGTTATAAAAAAATGACCCAACGGAATGAGGGGTGGTCTTTGGAGGAAGAATTGACCAATATTAAAGAGGAAAAGATTACCTATTTGCCAGAACCCAATTTATCAGATAACCATAATATCTCTTTATTAAGTTACCATGAATCTAGTTTGGTTATTCCCGAATTAAAACCCAATAAACAGGTTATTGCCGAAATAGATGTCCAGATGGCAAAAGGGGCGCTGTTTTTTAAAACCAAAAACTATGCACGTGCCAAAGGGCATTTTGAGAAGGCTTTGGGATTGATGAAGACCATTTATGCTAAAAAACACCCCATGGTGGTTGAGGCTTCTAGATCCTTGAGTGAGGTCTATTTAGAAGAAAAAATATATGGGGAAGCAATGGGGTTTATTGATAAGGCTTTAGAGGCTTGTCTTGAGGAAGGGCAGCCCTTTAACCCCAATGATGTGCCTGCTATTGATCAGGCAAAATTTCCTTTAGAACTACTGTATGCAATTGGAACAAAGGGAAAGGTATTAAAGGGATTGTATAGCAAAAATAAGGACACCAAAACATTGGTACAGGCTCTAGCCATGTTTGATGCGACCATCAAATTATTGAATAAATTGCGTAGAACCTACCGAAAAGAAGGGTCTAAATACCAGTTAGCACGTTTGGCACAGGAATTTAGCGAACAAGCTGCTTTGGTTTGTTATGAATTACACCTTGCTACACAGGAAGAACGATATTTGCATAGGGCTTTTGATTATGTCGAAATTGCAAAAGGATCACTTTTGTTAGAGGCGCTTCGAGATTTAAAAGCTCGAAAAATAGCCAACATCCCCGATTCTATTATACAAAAAGAAAATCAGCAAAAAATAGAAATTGCGTACTTAAAAGGTGAAATTTATTATGAAATTAAGCAAGGAAAATATAAAGATATAGAGCGTTTGGTAGCACTAGAAAAACAGCTAAAAGATATTACTAAAGTGCACGAAAAGTTGGTTGTTTTTTTAGAAAAAAAATACCCCAAGTATTTTGATCTTAAATACAATTATTCCACCGCATCGATTTCCGATATTCAACAGGTACTAAAAGAGGAGGAAATGATGGTGGATTACCTAATGTTAGACTCTGCAATTTTAGTTTTTACCATTGACCAAACAACTGCTGTTTGCCATTTAGTGCCCCATAATATAGGGCTGACAAATGTTAGGATTGCAAAGTTTTTAAAAGCTATTCGCAAAAATGAAATGCAGGAATTAGTATACAATGGCAATAGCTTATATGAGCTGTTGATCACTCCGTTGAGCAATCGAATTCTTAATAAGGATTTAATTGTCATTCCAGATGGTTTGCTCAATAATATTCCATTTGGTATTCTTCCCATGGCTGGAAAGGACGACCTACAGTATATGAATGAAGCGTATGCATTTTGTTACAATTATTCGGCAACTATTTATTTAGCAAGTCAGGATCTTTTAATTCATAGTAATATACCTAAAAAAATTATAGGATTTGCCCCAGATTTTGGATTAATAGATTCGATGCTCAATCAAAACGAAGATTATTCAAAGGTCGTAGGTGAGTTAGGACTAGAACCGCTCACTTATGCTGCTCAAGAAGTTAAAGTTTTGGAACAGTTATTTACCCAAAATAGCCTGGGAGTTGTTGGAGGGCAAGCCACAGAAACTTTTTTTAAAGAAACAGCCAACCAGTATGGAGTATTGCACTTTGCTACCCATGGGATTGTCAACCATAGCGACCCTATGTTTTCTAGCTTGGCTTTTATTACAGATGATAAAAACGATGGCTTATTGCATACGCACGAATTGTTTGGGTTGGAACTAAACGCAGAATTGGTAACCTTAAGTGCATGTAATTCGGGAGTAGGGAAACTTTATGCGGGAGAGGGCGTAATGAGTATTGCTAGAGGGTTTGCTTATAGTGGTGCCCCTAATATGATTATGACGCTTTGGCCTGTTTCTGATCAAGCTACTCAAGTTATTATGGAGGGTTTTTATCAACATTTAAAAAATGGTCTGCCTAAGCACAAAGCTCTTCAACAAGCAAAGCTGGATTTTATTAGAGAATACCGACTAGAGACCCGAACACCTCAATTGTGGGGAGGGTTAATTGTTGTTGGTAATACCGATGAAGTAGCTTGTTTGGTGGAAGAAAATAGCAGTTTATGGTGGTTGTGGATAGCGGT